In Aquimarina sp. TRL1, a single window of DNA contains:
- a CDS encoding glycosyltransferase has translation MNKKVLVAPLNWGLGHATRCIPIVNALLSEGFSPVIASDGVALSLLKKEFPTLEMKELPSYDVTYSKKANHFKLKMLLNTPKIARAIKEEKKATKEIISSGDFCGIISDNRLGVRHKSLPSVFITHQLTVLSGKTTAISTKIHNKYIKKFDSCWVPDMAGSPNLSGELGHPKKSYIPITYLGPLSRFTHENLPKKYDIMILLSGPEPQRSLLEEKLIKEFKQSDKKIVFVKGLIEEEHRSYTENNITVHNYLTGNTLQDAINNSKLIISRSGYTTIMDLAKLKKKAFFIPTPGQFEQEYLAKILCENKIVPSCSQDEFTLQKLQDINHYKGLRCFSTDINYRELFNPFQRK, from the coding sequence GTGAATGCTTTATTGTCTGAAGGTTTTTCTCCTGTTATTGCATCTGATGGAGTTGCTTTATCGCTTTTAAAAAAAGAATTCCCGACCCTAGAAATGAAGGAGCTTCCTTCATACGATGTAACGTATTCAAAAAAAGCCAATCACTTCAAACTTAAAATGCTTCTTAATACGCCTAAAATTGCCCGGGCAATAAAAGAAGAGAAAAAGGCTACGAAAGAGATTATTTCATCAGGCGATTTTTGCGGGATTATTTCTGACAATCGACTGGGGGTACGCCATAAAAGCCTCCCTTCTGTTTTTATTACACACCAACTTACCGTACTAAGTGGAAAAACCACTGCAATCAGTACCAAAATCCACAACAAATACATTAAAAAATTTGACTCTTGCTGGGTTCCTGATATGGCTGGATCTCCTAATCTCAGCGGAGAACTGGGCCATCCTAAAAAAAGTTATATCCCCATCACCTATTTAGGTCCCCTGAGCAGGTTTACTCATGAAAACCTTCCTAAAAAATACGACATCATGATTTTGCTTTCCGGACCGGAACCGCAACGCAGTCTACTGGAAGAAAAGCTTATAAAAGAATTCAAGCAGAGTGATAAAAAAATTGTTTTTGTTAAAGGGCTTATAGAAGAAGAACACCGTTCTTATACCGAAAACAATATTACAGTCCATAATTATCTCACAGGAAATACACTTCAGGATGCTATCAATAACAGCAAATTAATTATTTCCCGATCTGGATACACTACGATTATGGACCTGGCAAAACTAAAGAAAAAGGCTTTCTTTATTCCTACACCCGGACAATTCGAACAAGAATACTTAGCCAAGATTTTATGTGAGAACAAAATTGTTCCCAGTTGCTCTCAAGATGAATTTACACTTCAAAAATTACAAGATATCAATCACTATAAAGGATTACGGTGTTTTAGTACTGATATCAACTACCGGGAATTGTTTAACCCGTTCCAGCGTAAA